The Cryptococcus neoformans var. neoformans B-3501A chromosome 4, whole genome shotgun sequence genome has a window encoding:
- a CDS encoding hypothetical protein (HMMPfam hit to Aldedh, Aldehyde dehydrogenase family, score: 538.0, E(): 8.3e-159), with the protein MLSRQLTRNLFNKRAASTLAADINAAQDNGRWKGTSTLGGDAKLLIGGSWESSKTDKWSEVHDPSTQHLISKVPHATSAEMKRIVDVAENKFYEWSESSVLTRQRIMLDLQGLIRKYHKDIARNIVLEQGKTFADAMGDVTRGLQVVQMATNIPTELLGRNIEVSRDMDTLTRIEPLGVGAAICPFNFPAMIPLWSVAMAIATGNTLILKPSERDPGASAIIAELCEMAGLPSGVLNILHGGVDAVNFICDEPRIKAISFVGGDKAGKHIYDRAGALGKRVQAQLGAKNHAIILPDANKSALKAVAGAAFGAAGQRCMALSVLVTVGDADWLPGLVEEANALKMGNGFDEAADLGPVISPQARERIEQLIESCEKQGGNIVLDGRGATVKDYPNGNWVGPTILEATTDMDCYKNEIFGPALVVVKTRDLDEAIELVNRNPYGNGAAIFTQSAVSSRKFEKKIEAGQVGVNVPIPVPLPMFSWSGNKASVLGNASLYGPLGLNFWTKTKTITSLWREDAKEDKAAVAMPVHH; encoded by the exons ATGCTATCTCGACAACTCACCAGGAACTTGTTTAACAAGCGTGCAGCCTCCACGCTTGCCGCTGATA TTAATGCTGCCCAAGACAATGGAAGGTGGAAAGGCACCAGTACTTTGGGAGGGGATGCGAAGCTTCTTATTGGTGGTTCCTGGGAATCAAGCAAGACAGACAAATGGTCAGAAGTTCACGATCCTTCGACACAGCACCTCATCTCGAAAGTCCCTCATGCGACTTCCGCGGAGATGAAGCGCATCGTTGATGTAGCTGAAAACAAGTTTTACGAGTGGAGCGAGTCAAGTGTGCTTACCAGACAAAGGATCATGTTAGA CCTGCAAGGCTTGATCAGGAAGTACCACAAGGATATCGCCCGTAACATTGT ATTGgagcaaggaaagactTTCGCAGATGCCATGGGTGATGTTACGAGGGGATTACAAGTGGTCCAAATGGCGACCAACATTCCTACTGAGCTGTTGGGGAGAAACATCGAGGTTTCGCGAGACATGGACACTTTAACCAGGATCGAGCCACTTGGTGTTGGAGCTGCCATCTGTCCTTTCAACTTCCCGGCTATGATACCTTT GTGGAGTGTTGCGATGGCCATCGCTACGGGTAATACTCTTATCCTCAAGCCCAGTGAGCGCGACCCGGGCGCTTCCGCCATAATTGCCGAGTTATGTGAAATGGCCGGTCTTCCTTCTGGCGTTCTCAATATCCTCCACGGCGGCGTTGACGCGGTCAACTTCATTTGTGACGAGCCTCGAATCAAGGCTATTTCCTTCGTTGGCGGTGATAAGGCAGGCAAGCACATCTACGACAGGGCCGGTGCTCTTGGAAAGCGAGTTCAAGCTCAATTGGGAGCTAAAA ACCATGCCATCATTCTCCCTGATGCCAACAAGAGTGCTTTGAAGGCTGTCGCTGGAGCAGCTTTCGGAGCCGCGGGTCAAAGATGCATGGCGCTCTCAGTTCTGGTTACTGTTGGGGATGCAGACTGGCTTCCTGGGCTTGTTGAAGAGGCTAATGCCTTGAAAATGGGCAATGGATTTGACGAAGCTGCCGACTT GGGGCCTGTTATTTCCCCTCAAGCTCGGGAGCGCATCGAGCAACTCATTGAGTCTTGTGAAAAGCAGGGAGGAAACATCGTTCTTGATGGTCGGGGGGCAACAGTTAAAGACTATCCTAACGGCAACTGGGTTGGCCCTACGATTTTGGAAGCTACAACCGATATGGACTGTTACAA GAATGAGATTTTCGGGCCCGCTTTGGTCGTTGTCAAAACTCGTGACCTTGATGAGGCGATTGAGTTGGTCAACCGTAATCCCTACGGGAACGGGGCCGCGATATTCACTCAATCTGCTGTTTCATCCAGGAAGTTCGAGAAGAAAATTGAGGCTGGTCAAGTCGGTGTTAACGTTCCTATT cccGTGCCTTTGCCTATGTTCTCTTGGTCCGGAAACAAAGCCAGTGTCCTCGGAAACGCCTCTCTCTACGGCCCCTTGGGACTCAACTTCTGGACGAAAACCAAGACGATCACGTCTTTATGGAGGGAAGATGCCAAAGAGGATAAGGCTGCTGTTGCTATGCCCGTTCACCATTAA
- a CDS encoding hypothetical protein (Match to ESTs gb|CF193025.1|CF193025, gb|CF193342.1|CF193342, gb|CF193138.1|CF193138; HMMPfam hit to Aa_trans, Transmembrane amino acid transporter protein, score: 53.1, E(): 7.5e-13) — protein sequence MSQDPYTTKASDVNMDDNTSTDKNVSLSRVVTALEPEQVQVVDGVWGTLDESAPNYRSLGWIRASVLMIKVQIGLGVLAIPAVLHTFGLIPAILIIFAVAVATTWADYVVGVFKQNHPEVYTLADVGYIMWGPIGREVFGAVYWIQLTAVAGAGLLSISVALNAMSGHGTCTIVFVVAAAIINILVSSIQTLDRISWIGWIGLVGIMSSVIALAIAVSVQDRPSAAPATGDWSPDIVLVGNPSFSAAIGALSNIIFSFAGAPNFFNIVAEMKNPRDFNKALISCQTFVTAAYLIIGCVVYHYCGQYITSPALGSAGILMKKVCYGLAFPGLVVGCVLNTHLPAKYIFVRLMRNSKHLSANTIQHRVIWISCVVFNCTVSFVIAEGIPIFNDLIGLIGALFATPNAIIFECMMYIWDVYYCADKYPSQHTWKQRSIQAFNVIIMLLSIFAMVAGTYAAAVTIRDDVASNATSKPFSCDDNSG from the exons ATGTCGCAAGATCCGTACACCACCAAAGCATCCGATGTTAATATGGATGACAACACGAGTACCGACAAGAATGTCAGCCTTTCAAGAGTAGTCACCGCTCTTGAGCCGGAGCAGGTACAGGTAGTAGATGGTGTTTGGGGTACTCTCGATGAATCTGCACCTAACTATCGAAGTCTTGGCTG GATAAGAGCCAGTGTTCTCATGATCAAAGTCCAAATAGGACTAGGCGTCCTTGCTATT CCAGCTGTCCTGCATACTTTTGGTCTTATCCCTGCTATTCTTATCATATtcgctgttgctgttgccaCCACTT GGGCGGATTACGTTGTAGGCGTGTTCAAGCAGAATCATCCCGAAGTTTATACTCTGGCAGA TGTTGGCTATATCATGTGGGGACCTATTGGACGAGAAGTGTTTGGCGCTGTCTACTGG ATTCAACTTACTGCTGTCGCTGGGGCCGGCCTCCTCAGTATATCTGTAGCTCTAAACGCAATGTCAGGTCATGGGACTTGCACTATCGTCTTCGTCGTTGCCGCGgccatcatcaacatccttGTATCTTCCATTCAAACACTCGACAGAATTTCCTGGATTGGATGGATAGGCCTTGTTGGTATTATGTCGTCCGTTATCGCCCTTGCCATTGCTGTAAGCGTTCAAGATCGTCCCAGTGCAGCTCCTGCCACCGGTGATTGGTCTCCCGATATCGTTCTTGTTGGCAAtccctccttttctgcTGCTATTGGTGCCCTATCCAACATCATTTTCTCCTTCGCCGGTGCCCCCAACTTCTTCAATATCGTTGCTGAAATGAAAAATCCCAGAGATTTTAACAAAGCTCTCATCTCCTGTCAGACCTTCGTAACGGCGGCATATCTT ATTATTGGCTGCGTTGTTTACCATTACTGTGGCCAATATATTACTTCTCCAGCTCTAGGATCGGCAGGTATTCTTATGAAGAAGGTGTGTTACGGTCTCGCATTTCCTGGCCTTGTGGTCGGATGCGTCCTGAATACACACCTCCCCGCCAAATACA TTTTTGTTCGCTTGATGAGGAACAGCAAGCATTTGAGTGCGAACACTATCCAGCATCGAGTTATTTGGAT TTCCTGTGTCGTATTTAATTGTACCGTCTCATTTGTAATCGCCGAAGGTATTCCAATTTTCAACGACCTCATCGGACTCATTGGGGCACTCTTTGCGACTCCCAATGCGAT CATCTTTGAGTGTATGATGTATATCTGGGATGTCTATTACTGCGCCGACAAGTATCCTAGCCAGCATACCTGGAAACAGCGATCAATTCAAGCATTCAACGTCATTATTATGCTCCTCTCGATATTTGCCATGGTAGCCGGGACGTATGCCGCAGCCGTCACCATACGAGACGACGTGGCGTCTAACGCCACCTCAAAGCCCTTCTCTTGTGATGATAACTCGGGATAG